The Teredinibacter sp. KSP-S5-2 genome includes a window with the following:
- a CDS encoding outer membrane lipoprotein-sorting protein: MFKTITKSGFVAFSLFFSLLSVQSFALTPEERGLQIAQESDRRDLGFEDAIADITMILRDKYGNERPRYMRTRTLEVKGDGDKSIIIFDNPGDVKGTSFLSFTHKVGSDDQWLYLPRLGKVKRISSSNKAGAFMNSEFAFEDIASQEIEKYTYKYLVDEKVDGIDCFVLESDPVDPKSGYSKIKTWMDKERYVPIKIEFFDRGGNHKKTLTYSEYNQYLEKYWRAHKWEMENHQTGKSTELQMVNWQFKTGLTDKDFNKNSLSRVK; this comes from the coding sequence ATGTTTAAAACAATAACCAAATCGGGATTTGTTGCTTTTTCTCTTTTTTTTAGCCTTCTCTCTGTACAAAGTTTTGCGTTAACTCCAGAGGAAAGGGGGTTGCAAATCGCACAGGAGTCAGATCGACGTGATCTGGGTTTTGAGGATGCAATAGCCGATATTACGATGATTCTTCGAGACAAATATGGCAACGAACGACCAAGGTACATGCGCACGCGAACCCTGGAGGTGAAAGGTGATGGCGATAAATCCATTATTATTTTTGATAATCCTGGGGATGTAAAAGGCACTTCATTTTTATCTTTTACTCATAAAGTAGGTTCAGATGATCAGTGGCTTTATCTTCCTCGATTAGGAAAGGTTAAGCGCATATCATCCAGTAATAAAGCCGGTGCCTTTATGAACAGTGAGTTTGCCTTCGAAGATATTGCTTCGCAAGAAATTGAGAAATATACCTATAAATACCTTGTTGATGAAAAGGTTGATGGTATCGATTGTTTTGTTTTGGAGTCCGATCCTGTTGATCCTAAATCCGGTTACTCCAAAATAAAAACCTGGATGGATAAAGAACGTTACGTCCCCATCAAAATCGAGTTTTTTGATCGTGGTGGGAACCATAAGAAAACATTGACCTATTCAGAGTACAACCAATATCTGGAGAAGTATTGGCGCGCCCATAAGTGGGAGATGGAAAATCATCAAACCGGAAAAAGCACGGAGTTGCAGATGGTGAACTGGCAATTTAAAACAGGCCTGACTGACAAAGATTTTAATAAGAACTCTTTGTCGCGGGTTAAATAA
- a CDS encoding efflux RND transporter permease subunit, translating into MKEDDISQVSPRHSKQDRLIDYYAQFLIRYRWLVILLSLIASFALISGLKHFGFNQEYRVFFSEDNPHLQAFDQQQKTYAKNDNIIFIITPKEGVDVFDPQVLAAVEDATAQAWLLPYAPRVDSVTKFQHTSAEGDDLVVEDLVENAASLTPEELSEKKQIALNDPFVVGQLVNEDASVTALNITFQMPETDPQVELPHLVQEIRTLKADIEAKYPVEVRLSGVVMLSNAFFESSMQDQQTLVPLMYLAIIIIAFVLLRSIGATIATLLVVFLSMLAALGGFFYVGGLMTPPSAAATTIITTLAVADSIHILVTMFSGMRKGMSRHDAIRYSLRLNFGPVLLTSVTTGVGFLSMNLSDTPPFNDLGNITAFGVTVAFVLSVTLLPSLMAVIPVKANTSEGAFSVWMHRFAEYVIEKRKGIFLLSVVIAVSAVFGISHNTFEDDFIGYFDKSVEFRRDADYLDEKLTGIYQVSYSLETGEDYGVSDPQFLQQVESFVQWFRQQPKVAHVNTYTDTFKRLNKNMHGDSERYYALPDDKELAAQYLLLYELSLPEGMDLNNQMDIGRSSTRVNVTLHNMTSTELTAISELGSKWLEENTQLKAYGVGPSVMFAYISDTNMKSMFLSTLVAILIISLLITLSLRNLRLGLISLIPNVLPLAIAFGVWGYTVGEVNVGVSMVMGMALGIIVDDTVHFLSKYLRARREEGLDSQDAVRYAFSSVGVAIVVTSIILIAGFSVLAQSSFGMNSGMAKLTSISILVALIADFLLLPVLLLKLDAKEYANVKKPAASDAKPVNEINDDDDEFNPDTTENVYV; encoded by the coding sequence ATGAAAGAGGATGATATAAGTCAGGTTTCACCCAGGCATTCCAAGCAAGACCGGTTAATCGATTACTATGCACAGTTCCTTATTCGTTATAGATGGCTGGTAATTCTGTTGTCATTGATAGCCTCCTTCGCCTTGATTTCGGGATTAAAACACTTTGGTTTTAATCAGGAGTACCGGGTCTTTTTTAGCGAGGACAATCCGCATTTACAGGCGTTTGATCAGCAGCAGAAGACTTACGCCAAAAATGACAATATTATTTTTATTATTACCCCCAAAGAGGGGGTTGATGTTTTCGATCCTCAGGTTCTGGCGGCCGTTGAAGACGCGACGGCTCAGGCCTGGTTGTTGCCTTATGCCCCAAGGGTGGACTCCGTTACCAAGTTTCAACACACCAGCGCCGAAGGCGATGATCTGGTTGTTGAGGATTTGGTTGAAAATGCTGCATCTCTTACTCCCGAAGAGCTGTCCGAGAAAAAGCAAATAGCGCTTAACGATCCATTCGTTGTCGGGCAGTTGGTCAACGAAGATGCTTCCGTTACCGCCCTTAATATTACTTTCCAAATGCCTGAAACAGACCCGCAGGTTGAGCTTCCTCATCTTGTTCAGGAAATCCGAACTCTCAAGGCTGATATAGAAGCGAAGTACCCGGTTGAAGTACGTTTATCCGGTGTGGTGATGCTATCTAATGCCTTTTTTGAGTCTTCTATGCAAGACCAGCAGACTCTGGTACCTCTGATGTATCTGGCAATAATCATTATTGCTTTTGTGCTTCTGCGATCGATTGGGGCAACGATTGCCACCTTGCTTGTTGTGTTCTTATCCATGCTGGCAGCCCTCGGTGGGTTCTTTTATGTTGGTGGATTAATGACGCCGCCTTCCGCTGCCGCGACAACAATTATTACCACCTTGGCAGTTGCTGATTCGATCCACATTCTGGTGACGATGTTTTCCGGGATGCGTAAGGGTATGAGCAGGCACGATGCAATTCGCTATTCCTTGCGGTTGAATTTTGGTCCTGTGTTGCTTACTTCTGTAACAACGGGTGTAGGTTTTTTGTCAATGAACTTGAGCGATACGCCGCCTTTTAACGATTTGGGTAATATCACAGCATTTGGCGTGACGGTGGCATTTGTTTTGTCAGTCACATTGTTACCATCTTTAATGGCCGTTATTCCGGTAAAAGCCAACACCAGTGAGGGCGCGTTCAGTGTGTGGATGCATCGTTTTGCGGAATATGTTATCGAGAAGCGTAAAGGCATTTTTCTTTTATCTGTTGTTATTGCCGTGAGTGCAGTATTTGGTATTTCTCACAACACATTTGAAGACGATTTTATTGGTTACTTTGATAAGTCAGTGGAATTTCGTCGAGACGCGGATTATCTCGATGAAAAGTTAACAGGTATTTATCAGGTTTCTTATTCATTGGAAACCGGTGAAGACTATGGTGTGAGTGATCCGCAGTTTTTACAGCAGGTTGAGTCTTTTGTTCAATGGTTTCGTCAACAACCAAAAGTTGCTCATGTGAATACCTACACGGATACTTTTAAGCGACTCAACAAAAATATGCACGGTGATAGCGAGCGATATTACGCCTTGCCAGACGATAAAGAACTGGCAGCGCAATATTTATTGCTTTACGAATTATCCTTGCCGGAAGGAATGGATTTAAACAACCAGATGGATATTGGTCGAAGTTCTACTCGGGTAAATGTCACTCTGCACAATATGACCTCTACAGAATTAACTGCAATATCTGAACTGGGGTCTAAATGGTTAGAAGAAAATACACAACTCAAAGCATATGGTGTTGGACCATCTGTTATGTTCGCTTACATTTCGGACACGAATATGAAAAGCATGTTCTTGAGTACTTTGGTTGCGATCTTGATCATTTCTTTGCTTATCACTCTTTCGCTACGTAATTTGCGGTTAGGTTTGATCAGTTTAATTCCGAATGTGTTACCCCTTGCGATTGCTTTTGGTGTATGGGGGTACACTGTTGGTGAAGTCAATGTTGGTGTCTCTATGGTAATGGGGATGGCATTGGGAATTATCGTTGATGATACCGTACATTTCTTGAGTAAATACCTGCGAGCGCGCCGGGAAGAAGGTTTGGACAGTCAGGACGCTGTACGATATGCCTTTTCATCGGTTGGTGTTGCGATAGTTGTAACTTCTATTATTTTGATCGCGGGGTTTAGTGTGTTAGCTCAGTCTTCTTTTGGAATGAACTCCGGCATGGCCAAGCTAACATCCATTTCGATTCTGGTTGCATTGATTGCTGATTTCTTGTTGCTGCCTGTATTGCTGTTAAAACTCGATGCAAAAGAATATGCAAATGTGAAAAAGCCTGCCGCCAGTGATGCAAAACCGGTAAATGAAATTAACGACGATGATGATGAATTCAATCCAGACACGACGGAGAATGTCTATGTTTAA
- a CDS encoding TetR/AcrR family transcriptional regulator, translated as MTPSRDPEATRRHILEVTAQAMCENGYKATSLSDIIDKAGVSKGALYHHFANKQELGHAVFEEVYVKQFLDNWSFPCCEETPLESLAEWINQLSSCVTAEDLKNGCPVCNMANEMSGIDEVFRLKSAAMFKVLTDRVTTILALAKEKGVLKTEVEPAAVANFLVIAIQGYSIQGKYSRDIELGRSTVKCMADYVLSLRVDGT; from the coding sequence ATGACTCCATCGCGTGATCCAGAAGCCACCCGTCGACATATATTAGAAGTTACCGCTCAGGCAATGTGCGAAAACGGCTACAAAGCAACAAGTTTGTCCGACATTATCGACAAAGCGGGTGTATCGAAAGGTGCTTTGTATCACCATTTTGCGAACAAACAGGAGCTTGGGCATGCGGTCTTTGAAGAGGTTTATGTTAAACAGTTTCTTGATAATTGGAGTTTTCCATGTTGTGAAGAAACACCTCTTGAAAGTCTTGCTGAGTGGATTAACCAGCTCTCTAGCTGCGTAACCGCTGAGGACCTGAAAAACGGTTGTCCGGTTTGCAACATGGCTAATGAAATGTCGGGAATAGATGAGGTGTTTCGTCTTAAATCAGCAGCGATGTTCAAGGTTCTTACTGATCGAGTGACAACAATTTTGGCGCTCGCCAAAGAGAAGGGTGTGTTAAAGACGGAGGTTGAGCCGGCTGCAGTTGCCAATTTTTTGGTTATTGCCATTCAGGGATACAGTATTCAAGGCAAGTACTCGCGAGATATTGAGTTGGGCAGATCAACCGTTAAATGTATGGCGGATTATGTTCTGTCTCTCAGAGTGGATGGCACCTAA
- a CDS encoding cytochrome b, with the protein MPISDTTSRFGKISIINHWVLALLMISMLAFGLYLDGLPDSPDRGQLIGLHKSFGVLVLILAVWRIAWRAISGFPESVAQGKDWEKTAAKVAHILLLFTLLMMPLSGYIMSEAAGKSVSFFGIFMMPAIPDSELLGKIAHRIHGAGANFVIALIVIHTVAALKHHWIDKDRTMLRMLGK; encoded by the coding sequence ATGCCCATTTCCGACACCACCTCTCGATTTGGCAAGATATCCATTATCAATCACTGGGTCCTTGCACTACTCATGATTTCCATGCTGGCATTTGGATTATATCTGGATGGATTACCAGACTCACCGGATAGAGGCCAACTAATAGGTCTGCATAAATCCTTTGGTGTATTGGTGTTGATTCTCGCTGTCTGGCGCATAGCCTGGCGTGCCATAAGTGGCTTTCCAGAATCCGTTGCCCAAGGAAAAGACTGGGAAAAGACAGCAGCGAAAGTGGCTCACATATTGTTGCTTTTTACCCTTCTGATGATGCCGCTTTCAGGCTATATCATGTCCGAAGCAGCAGGAAAATCCGTAAGCTTCTTTGGTATCTTTATGATGCCTGCGATCCCTGACTCAGAGCTATTGGGTAAAATCGCCCATAGAATTCATGGCGCAGGAGCGAATTTTGTTATTGCGCTTATCGTTATACACACCGTAGCAGCCTTAAAACATCACTGGATAGATAAGGATAGAACCATGCTGCGTATGCTTGGTAAATAA
- a CDS encoding rhodanese-related sulfurtransferase, producing MSDQIVVAAMYKFVGLPEYKDVREPLLTFCREQGIKGTLLLAHEGINGTVSGSRAGIDALLAYLEATPAFKGIEHKESYVGEQPFYRMKVKLKKEIVTMGVEDIDPNAVVGTYVEPKDWNALIADPDVTVIDTRNYYEYEIGTFSGAVNPNTDSFRELPAYVEKQMDPAKNKKVAMFCTGGIRCEKSTAYMKQQGFEEVYHLKGGILKYLEEVSEEQSLWRGECFVFDNRVAVNHSLEKGSYDLCHACRHPIREQDKLSEKYSPGVTCPRCYDHITPEQKARFEERQKQIALAKARGESHIGEGK from the coding sequence ATGTCTGATCAGATCGTCGTTGCGGCAATGTACAAGTTCGTTGGTTTACCCGAATATAAGGACGTGCGGGAACCGCTGCTTACTTTTTGTCGTGAACAGGGGATAAAAGGCACCTTGTTGCTCGCCCATGAGGGCATTAACGGAACCGTATCCGGTTCCAGGGCGGGCATAGATGCTTTGCTTGCCTACCTTGAGGCAACTCCGGCATTTAAGGGGATTGAGCACAAAGAATCCTATGTGGGTGAACAGCCTTTCTATCGCATGAAAGTGAAGCTGAAGAAGGAAATCGTGACTATGGGGGTTGAAGATATCGACCCCAATGCTGTGGTTGGAACCTATGTTGAACCGAAGGACTGGAACGCGCTGATTGCTGACCCTGATGTGACTGTTATTGATACTCGTAACTACTATGAGTATGAAATTGGGACGTTTTCTGGTGCTGTGAACCCTAATACAGATTCCTTTAGAGAGTTACCGGCTTACGTTGAAAAGCAGATGGACCCGGCGAAGAATAAGAAGGTTGCCATGTTCTGTACTGGCGGTATTCGTTGCGAAAAGTCCACGGCGTATATGAAGCAACAAGGATTTGAAGAGGTTTACCACTTAAAGGGGGGAATCCTGAAATACCTTGAAGAGGTGTCAGAGGAACAAAGCTTATGGCGGGGGGAATGTTTCGTTTTTGACAACCGGGTCGCAGTGAATCACAGCCTGGAGAAAGGCTCTTATGACCTTTGTCATGCATGCCGCCACCCCATAAGGGAGCAGGATAAACTGTCAGAAAAGTATTCCCCTGGAGTGACATGCCCGCGTTGCTACGATCATATCACTCCAGAGCAGAAGGCCCGCTTTGAAGAGCGGCAAAAGCAAATTGCCCTGGCAAAAGCACGAGGCGAAAGTCATATAGGTGAAGGCAAATAA
- a CDS encoding BolA family protein, whose amino-acid sequence MSRKQRITDLLTSEFKSSHLEVLDESHGHSVPKGAESHFKVVMVCESFQNMSKVKRHQTLYKLMDSEFAAGLHALSLHLYTAEEWQGQAPASPPCAGGSK is encoded by the coding sequence ATGTCGAGAAAACAACGTATTACTGATTTATTAACCTCCGAATTCAAGTCTTCACACTTGGAAGTATTGGATGAAAGTCATGGTCATAGTGTCCCTAAAGGGGCGGAATCCCATTTCAAGGTGGTGATGGTTTGTGAGTCATTTCAGAATATGTCAAAAGTAAAGCGTCACCAGACGCTGTACAAGTTGATGGATAGCGAGTTTGCTGCTGGGTTGCACGCCTTGTCCTTGCACCTGTATACCGCTGAAGAATGGCAAGGCCAAGCTCCTGCTTCTCCTCCTTGTGCCGGTGGAAGTAAATAA
- a CDS encoding response regulator — protein sequence MLTQMEQKIVLATLTQRRAWLRKAVEDSKLDPKLREENIEAIKLLDSALQKISKIPLAQAPPIKDTTSKEQKMEGVAAAKVLVAEDNGDSASLLMEVLSDMGFKNVDLARDGKEAFDKIKLMQSGYDLILCDWDMPELSGLEVHQKGKASNTLKNAHFMMVTAVSEGNRIREAIQQGIDDYIVKPIDVEVLESKIKSALKLE from the coding sequence ATGCTCACTCAAATGGAACAAAAAATCGTTCTTGCAACTTTGACCCAGCGTCGTGCCTGGCTTAGAAAAGCAGTCGAAGACAGCAAACTGGACCCCAAACTCAGAGAGGAAAATATCGAAGCCATAAAACTTCTGGATAGCGCCCTGCAAAAAATATCCAAAATTCCTCTTGCTCAAGCTCCCCCTATCAAAGACACCACAAGCAAAGAACAAAAAATGGAGGGCGTCGCAGCGGCCAAGGTATTAGTAGCAGAAGACAATGGCGATTCCGCCAGTCTATTAATGGAAGTCTTATCAGATATGGGGTTTAAGAATGTCGACCTAGCTAGAGATGGTAAAGAAGCCTTTGATAAAATAAAACTGATGCAATCTGGATACGATCTCATTCTGTGTGACTGGGATATGCCAGAGCTTTCCGGCCTTGAAGTCCACCAAAAAGGTAAAGCATCCAACACCCTGAAAAACGCGCACTTTATGATGGTAACAGCAGTTTCCGAAGGGAACAGAATTCGAGAGGCAATTCAACAAGGAATTGACGACTATATTGTAAAACCAATAGATGTTGAAGTTCTGGAAAGCAAAATTAAATCCGCATTAAAACTGGAATAA
- the sigJ gene encoding RNA polymerase sigma factor SigJ, which translates to MQETITQTYQQNRSRLIGLAYRMTGSSAEAEDIVNEVFIKLSEQDISTIDNIDAWVFRATTNLCLDHLKSAKVTRETYIGPWLPEPFQEEKQNPDRIHELDQSLSIAFMLVLERLSPKERVSYILHDIFHFSFDDIANMVDESASACRKQASRARSKLGKNVIHQELEKHEQKKYAQAFFDAVKHGDTEALTDLLVADAVFYSDSGGKAAASLKVLTGAADIAKFFKYYVAKSFLQAESNRNYTFTEYNGAVGLIIKEEGKVISGLQFIIEDGKISQIYAHRNPDKLKYISLH; encoded by the coding sequence ATGCAGGAAACGATCACGCAAACCTATCAGCAAAATAGAAGTCGACTTATCGGGCTAGCGTATCGTATGACCGGTTCCTCTGCTGAAGCAGAGGATATCGTCAACGAGGTGTTTATCAAATTGTCAGAGCAAGATATCTCGACCATAGATAATATTGATGCGTGGGTTTTTCGCGCGACAACAAATCTGTGTTTGGACCATTTAAAAAGTGCCAAGGTGACGAGAGAAACGTATATTGGTCCTTGGCTTCCTGAACCATTTCAGGAGGAAAAGCAAAACCCGGATAGAATTCATGAACTAGACCAAAGCCTGTCTATTGCATTCATGCTTGTTCTTGAGCGCTTATCACCCAAAGAGCGAGTGTCCTATATTTTGCATGATATTTTCCATTTCTCTTTTGATGACATTGCCAATATGGTGGATGAGTCGGCGTCAGCGTGTCGTAAGCAGGCAAGTAGGGCTCGATCCAAATTGGGCAAAAACGTGATACATCAAGAACTGGAAAAACATGAGCAAAAAAAATATGCTCAAGCATTCTTTGATGCTGTTAAACATGGCGATACGGAAGCTTTAACAGATTTACTTGTTGCTGATGCCGTTTTTTATTCTGATAGTGGTGGTAAAGCGGCCGCGTCGTTAAAAGTACTTACCGGTGCAGCGGATATTGCTAAATTTTTCAAATACTATGTTGCTAAAAGCTTCCTTCAGGCAGAAAGCAATCGAAACTATACTTTTACTGAATATAACGGAGCGGTTGGTTTAATTATCAAGGAAGAGGGTAAGGTAATTTCAGGACTGCAGTTTATTATCGAAGATGGGAAGATCAGTCAAATTTATGCGCATAGAAATCCAGATAAGCTTAAGTATATTTCACTCCATTAA
- a CDS encoding DUF4332 domain-containing protein yields the protein MGYTLDYDRIELGHYLEQLTKEELLPSRTALKKQINKRFTAISRQGIRNLSELRSALRSKAHVSEFSSECGVEPEYLCLLLNQINSMEATPMQLGVLPDVDFDAVSKLAKEGVDTTRALFEAGLTREKRKNLVQHLGIKPKSLLELVKLSDLSRIPWAGAVCCRVIYETGIDTVAKVASTNEDLLYLRMQYVLKQLAYPIKRLRPVDAQRCVKAARQLTFDIQY from the coding sequence ATGGGCTATACCCTCGACTATGATCGTATCGAATTAGGTCATTATCTTGAACAACTTACCAAAGAAGAGCTTCTCCCCAGTCGAACGGCCCTGAAAAAACAAATCAATAAACGTTTTACTGCCATTAGTCGACAAGGTATCCGAAACCTCTCTGAATTGCGAAGTGCTCTGCGCTCAAAAGCTCATGTCAGCGAATTCTCATCTGAATGTGGTGTAGAACCGGAGTATCTTTGTTTACTGCTAAATCAAATAAACAGCATGGAAGCGACACCAATGCAATTGGGTGTTCTTCCGGATGTTGATTTTGATGCTGTATCAAAGCTGGCAAAAGAAGGCGTCGATACAACACGGGCTTTATTTGAAGCTGGGTTAACAAGGGAAAAACGGAAAAACCTAGTGCAACACTTGGGTATAAAACCAAAAAGTTTGCTGGAGCTGGTTAAACTATCGGACTTGTCACGTATTCCCTGGGCGGGTGCGGTTTGTTGTCGAGTGATTTATGAAACAGGCATAGATACGGTTGCGAAGGTAGCTTCTACCAACGAAGACTTACTGTATTTGAGAATGCAGTATGTGTTGAAACAGCTTGCTTATCCAATAAAACGACTTCGTCCTGTTGATGCGCAAAGGTGTGTAAAAGCGGCACGTCAATTGACTTTTGATATCCAATACTGA
- a CDS encoding DUF3429 domain-containing protein — MNHIKTVTDLFGFLGLLPFIAYPLYVLLLNPVSTLIDEYYTTYGLAIICFMTGTWWGQGLAENYKPIVVSALLFALALVCYLLFYEYWLLIGGILLLLLFALERFTSILQGPSVEYQKLRFTLTLGTSSSLVLSHFVT; from the coding sequence ATGAACCATATAAAGACAGTGACTGACCTATTCGGGTTTTTAGGGTTATTGCCATTTATTGCCTACCCTTTATATGTGCTTCTTCTAAACCCGGTTTCTACACTGATAGATGAGTACTATACCACATACGGTTTGGCAATTATCTGTTTTATGACTGGAACCTGGTGGGGACAAGGACTTGCTGAAAACTATAAGCCAATAGTCGTTTCTGCTCTCCTATTTGCATTAGCTTTAGTCTGCTATCTTCTTTTTTATGAATACTGGCTACTCATTGGTGGCATTCTTCTTTTACTACTATTTGCTCTGGAACGATTTACAAGTATTTTACAGGGGCCAAGCGTGGAATATCAGAAGCTTCGGTTTACTCTCACTCTTGGCACCAGTTCATCTCTTGTTCTCAGCCACTTTGTAACCTAA